In Amycolatopsis methanolica 239, a single genomic region encodes these proteins:
- a CDS encoding demethylmenaquinone methyltransferase — protein MSRASLDKDPHEVAAMFDGVSEGYDRANSVMTFGFDRRWRTTTSRVLDARRGEKVLDLAAGTGVSTAEYARGGAWCLAADFSLGMLRSGKHRRVPMVAADALHLPFADDSFDAATISFGIRNFVNTKAALEEIARVVKPGGRLVICEVSTPTFPPIRFVYKKFILRAMTLLGRFSSTNPEAYSYLAESMAAWHDQRSLAQIIASAGWSKVEWLNLTFGVVAIHRAWKPTRQPDHHP, from the coding sequence ATGTCGCGAGCCAGTCTGGACAAGGATCCACACGAGGTCGCCGCCATGTTCGACGGCGTCTCGGAGGGCTACGACCGGGCGAACTCGGTCATGACGTTCGGGTTCGACCGGCGATGGCGTACGACGACGTCCCGCGTCCTGGACGCCCGCCGCGGCGAGAAGGTGCTCGACCTCGCCGCGGGCACCGGGGTGTCCACCGCCGAGTACGCCCGCGGCGGCGCGTGGTGCCTGGCCGCGGACTTCTCCCTCGGCATGCTGCGCAGCGGCAAGCACCGCCGCGTCCCGATGGTCGCCGCCGACGCGCTGCACCTGCCCTTCGCCGACGACAGCTTCGACGCCGCGACGATCAGCTTCGGCATCCGCAACTTCGTCAACACCAAGGCCGCGCTCGAAGAGATCGCGCGCGTGGTCAAGCCGGGCGGCCGGCTGGTGATCTGCGAGGTGTCGACCCCCACATTCCCGCCGATCCGGTTCGTCTACAAGAAGTTCATCCTGCGGGCAATGACGCTGCTCGGCCGGTTCTCCTCGACCAACCCCGAAGCCTACTCCTACCTGGCCGAATCGATGGCCGCGTGGCACGACCAGCGCAGCCTGGCGCAGATCATCGCCAGCGCGGGCTGGTCGAAGGTGGAGTGGCTGAACCTGACCTTCGGCGTCGTCGCCATCCACCGCGCGTGGAAGCCCACCCGCCAGCCCGACCACCACCCCTGA
- a CDS encoding fatty acid desaturase family protein: MPTTQAETGSDFARLAGRVKQAGLLNRRPGYYALRAGLVTALFAYSWALFAWIGDSWAALVVAVLLAVLFGQIALLSHDLAHRQVFRTRRPSEVAGRIAGNLGIGLSYGWWMDKHTRHHANPNHEELDPDVAPDILVWSQGQARASRGLPRFIGRHQAVLFFPLLTLEGLNLHWSSIRAVLRPGLKQRWLEAALLFTHFAVYLGAVFLVLSPVKALVFIAVHQGLWGVYLGSIFAPNHKGMPTLIGGERPDFLRRQVLTSRNVRGGRFVDVAMGGLNYQIEHHLFPSMPTPHLRLAQPIVRRYCAEIGVPYSETGLVDSWAQALRHLHEASTPLRH; the protein is encoded by the coding sequence GTGCCCACCACACAAGCCGAAACCGGCAGCGACTTCGCCCGCCTGGCCGGCCGCGTCAAGCAGGCCGGCCTGCTGAACCGGCGCCCCGGCTACTACGCCCTGCGCGCCGGACTGGTCACCGCCCTGTTCGCCTACTCCTGGGCGTTGTTCGCCTGGATCGGCGACTCCTGGGCGGCCCTGGTCGTCGCCGTGCTGCTGGCCGTCCTGTTCGGTCAGATCGCCCTGCTGTCGCACGACCTCGCGCACCGGCAGGTGTTCCGCACGCGCCGCCCGAGCGAGGTCGCCGGCCGGATCGCGGGCAACCTCGGCATCGGCCTGAGCTACGGCTGGTGGATGGACAAGCACACGCGCCACCACGCCAACCCCAACCACGAGGAACTCGATCCGGACGTCGCGCCGGACATCCTCGTGTGGTCGCAGGGCCAGGCCAGGGCCAGCCGCGGCCTGCCCCGGTTCATCGGACGCCACCAGGCGGTCCTGTTCTTCCCGCTGCTCACGCTGGAAGGTCTGAACCTGCACTGGTCGAGCATCCGCGCGGTGCTCAGGCCGGGGCTGAAGCAGCGGTGGCTGGAAGCCGCGCTGCTGTTCACCCACTTCGCGGTCTACCTGGGCGCGGTGTTCCTGGTGCTGTCGCCGGTCAAGGCGCTGGTGTTCATCGCCGTGCACCAGGGCCTGTGGGGCGTGTACCTGGGCTCGATCTTCGCACCGAACCACAAGGGCATGCCGACGCTGATCGGCGGGGAGCGGCCGGACTTCCTGCGGCGGCAGGTGCTGACCTCCCGCAACGTCCGCGGCGGCCGGTTCGTCGACGTCGCGATGGGCGGCCTGAACTACCAGATCGAGCACCACCTGTTCCCCAGCATGCCGACCCCGCACCTGCGGCTGGCGCAGCCGATCGTGCGGCGGTACTGCGCCGAAATCGGGGTGCCGTACTCCGAGACCGGCCTGGTCGACTCCTGGGCGCAGGCGCTGCGGCACCTCCACGAGGCCAGCACCCCACTCCGCCACTAG
- a CDS encoding NuoB/complex I 20 kDa subunit family protein: MGLEEQLPNGIMLASLEKLVNWARKNSLWPATFGLACCAIEMMTVGGSRYDIARFGMERFSATPRQADLMIVAGRVTQKMAPVLRQIYDQMAEPKWVLAMGVCASSGGMFNNYAVVQGVDHIVPVDMYLPGCPPRPEMLLDAILKLHAKIQDEPLGPRRAAALAGHHTELIPSSIKYAKK, encoded by the coding sequence ATGGGACTCGAAGAGCAGCTCCCCAACGGCATCATGCTGGCCAGCCTGGAGAAGCTGGTCAACTGGGCGCGCAAGAACTCGCTGTGGCCGGCCACCTTCGGGCTCGCCTGCTGTGCGATCGAGATGATGACCGTCGGCGGTTCGCGCTACGACATCGCGCGCTTCGGCATGGAGCGGTTCTCCGCCACCCCGCGCCAGGCCGACCTGATGATCGTCGCAGGGCGGGTCACGCAGAAGATGGCCCCGGTCCTGCGCCAGATCTACGACCAGATGGCCGAGCCGAAGTGGGTGCTGGCCATGGGCGTCTGCGCGTCCTCCGGCGGCATGTTCAACAACTACGCCGTGGTGCAGGGCGTGGACCACATCGTGCCGGTCGACATGTACCTGCCGGGCTGCCCGCCGCGCCCGGAGATGCTCCTCGACGCGATCCTCAAGCTGCACGCCAAGATCCAGGACGAGCCGCTCGGGCCGCGCCGGGCCGCCGCGCTGGCCGGGCACCATACCGAGCTGATCCCGTCGTCGATCAAGTACGCGAAGAAGTGA
- a CDS encoding NADH-quinone oxidoreductase subunit D, whose protein sequence is MTTDRLADVSTGTDTSDAGRDSVDYAESRDTTEGRIYHVSGGDWDDVLEDAQHDERIVINMGPQHPSTHGVLRLVLELEGETVTQLRSVIGYLHTGIEKNCEYRTWTQGVTFVTRMDYLSPLFNELGYCLGVEKLLGIRAPRRAELIRVMLCEINRIGSHLVYIATGGMELGATTAMTFGFREREEVLHLLEYLTGLRMNHAFIRPGGVAQDLPTDWKEKVSEFVTTMDERLPLYDKLFTGQPIWRNRLKGVGYLPVDACLALGVTGPVLRSAGLPWDLRKIEPYSCYDEFEFDVPTSTEADCWGRYLCRVEEMHQSLRIIRQCLKKIEPGPVMVEDRKIAWPAQLSISSDGMGNSLEHVRKIMGQSMESLIHHFKLVTEGFKVPAGQVYSPIESPRGELGFHLVSDGGTRPVRVHVREPSFVNLQSLPAMSEGGLVADVIAAVASVDPVMGGVDR, encoded by the coding sequence GTGACTACCGATCGACTCGCGGACGTCAGCACCGGCACCGACACGAGCGACGCCGGCCGCGACAGCGTCGACTACGCCGAATCGCGCGACACCACCGAAGGCCGCATCTACCACGTCAGTGGCGGCGACTGGGACGACGTGCTGGAGGACGCTCAGCACGACGAGCGGATCGTCATCAACATGGGCCCGCAGCACCCGTCCACGCACGGCGTGCTCCGGCTCGTGCTGGAGCTGGAGGGCGAGACCGTCACCCAGCTCCGCTCGGTCATCGGCTACCTGCACACCGGCATCGAGAAGAACTGCGAGTACCGGACCTGGACCCAGGGCGTCACGTTCGTGACGCGCATGGACTACCTGTCCCCGCTGTTCAACGAGCTGGGCTACTGCCTCGGTGTGGAGAAGCTGCTCGGCATCCGCGCCCCGCGCCGGGCCGAGCTGATCCGCGTCATGCTGTGCGAGATCAACCGCATCGGCTCGCACCTGGTCTACATCGCCACCGGCGGCATGGAGCTGGGCGCAACCACCGCGATGACCTTCGGGTTCCGCGAGCGGGAAGAGGTCCTGCACCTGCTGGAGTACCTGACCGGGCTGCGCATGAACCACGCGTTCATCCGCCCCGGCGGCGTCGCGCAGGACCTGCCGACCGACTGGAAGGAGAAGGTGAGCGAGTTCGTCACGACGATGGACGAGCGCCTTCCCTTGTACGACAAGCTGTTCACCGGTCAGCCGATCTGGCGCAACCGGCTCAAGGGCGTCGGGTACCTGCCGGTCGACGCGTGCCTCGCGCTCGGCGTCACCGGGCCGGTGCTGCGCTCCGCCGGCCTGCCGTGGGACCTGCGCAAGATCGAGCCGTACTCGTGCTACGACGAGTTCGAGTTCGACGTGCCGACCTCGACCGAGGCCGACTGCTGGGGCCGGTACCTGTGCCGGGTGGAGGAGATGCACCAGTCGCTGCGGATCATCCGGCAGTGCCTGAAGAAGATCGAGCCGGGCCCGGTGATGGTGGAGGACCGCAAGATCGCGTGGCCCGCGCAGCTGTCGATCTCCAGCGACGGCATGGGCAACTCGCTCGAGCACGTCCGCAAGATCATGGGCCAGTCGATGGAGTCCCTGATCCACCACTTCAAGCTGGTCACCGAGGGCTTCAAGGTGCCGGCGGGCCAGGTGTACTCGCCGATCGAGTCGCCGCGCGGCGAGCTGGGCTTCCACCTCGTCTCCGACGGCGGCACCCGCCCGGTGCGCGTGCACGTGCGGGAACCGAGTTTCGTCAACCTGCAGTCCCTGCCGGCGATGTCAGAGGGCGGCCTGGTGGCGGACGTGATCGCGGCGGTCGCGTCCGTGGACCCGGTCATGGGCGGAGTGGATCGATGA
- a CDS encoding NADH-quinone oxidoreductase subunit C, which translates to MTEEKPEPGGEQSSAQRPDTGLEPRGPRPAQPIVAGRERRGMFGVSDSGDTSGYGGLRLPAYLPPPAERPYGGWFDEFADQFFAALAENGVPADAVHQVTVDRGEITLYVDRAHLVAMCRILRDDAGLRFELCSSVSGVDYGPDVPQRLHSVYHLTSMTYRRRIRLEVAVDVQDAHIPSIVAVYPTADWQEREAWDLFGIVYDGHPALTRILMPDDWDGHPQRKDYPLGGIPVEYKGAEIPPPDQRRSYS; encoded by the coding sequence ATGACCGAGGAAAAGCCCGAACCCGGCGGGGAACAGTCCAGCGCCCAGCGCCCGGACACCGGCTTGGAGCCGCGTGGGCCGCGCCCGGCGCAGCCGATCGTCGCGGGCCGTGAGCGCCGCGGGATGTTCGGTGTCTCCGACAGCGGGGACACATCCGGTTACGGCGGCCTGCGGCTGCCCGCGTACCTGCCGCCACCGGCGGAACGGCCCTACGGCGGTTGGTTCGACGAGTTCGCCGACCAGTTCTTCGCCGCGCTGGCGGAGAACGGCGTGCCCGCCGACGCGGTGCACCAGGTGACCGTCGACCGCGGCGAGATCACCCTCTACGTCGACCGCGCGCACCTCGTCGCGATGTGCCGCATCTTGCGCGACGACGCCGGGTTGCGGTTCGAGCTGTGCAGCTCGGTGTCCGGTGTGGACTACGGGCCGGATGTGCCGCAGCGGCTGCACTCGGTGTACCACCTGACGTCGATGACCTACCGGCGGCGCATCCGGCTGGAGGTCGCCGTCGACGTCCAGGACGCGCACATCCCGTCCATCGTGGCGGTCTACCCGACGGCGGACTGGCAGGAACGCGAGGCGTGGGACCTGTTCGGCATCGTCTACGACGGCCACCCGGCCCTGACGCGGATCCTGATGCCGGACGACTGGGACGGCCACCCGCAGCGCAAGGACTACCCGCTCGGCGGGATCCCGGTGGAGTACAAGGGCGCGGAGATCCCGCCCCCCGATCAGCGGAGGTCGTACTCGTGA
- a CDS encoding geranylgeranyl reductase family protein has protein sequence MTQDAQVIVVGAGPAGSTVATYLARAGVDVLVLEKTEFPREKVCGDGLTPRGVKQLIDLGIDTSQEAGWVHSRGLRILTAELTLELDWPELTSYPPYGVSRTRQDFDDLLAKTAVKAGARLLERTTVTGAITDERTGRVIGVEGKQGPEKTPVRYHAPLVLACDGVSARLARSIGIETDEKRPMGVAVRRYYKSPRHDDPFIEGHLELWDRKDPRNPQLLPGYGWAFPLGDGTVNVGLGMLSTSKSFRNMDYRALMRQWLDSTPEEWGYREENAIGRIGGAGLPMGFNRTPHYRDGLLLLGDAGGMVSPFNGEGISAAMESAQLAAQFVVHALARPEGSSRERALRGYPLALKELMGGYYRLGNVFAKAIGNPKVMRAATKYGLRINPLIPLIYKGLSGCYDAKGGDAVDRMISLAARLMPSA, from the coding sequence ATGACCCAGGACGCACAGGTAATCGTCGTCGGCGCGGGCCCGGCCGGATCCACCGTCGCGACGTACCTGGCGCGCGCGGGGGTCGACGTCCTGGTGCTGGAGAAGACCGAGTTCCCCCGCGAGAAGGTGTGCGGCGACGGCCTCACCCCGCGCGGCGTGAAGCAGCTCATCGACCTGGGCATCGACACCAGCCAGGAGGCCGGCTGGGTGCACAGCCGCGGCCTGCGGATCCTCACCGCGGAGCTGACGCTGGAGCTGGACTGGCCGGAGCTGACCAGCTACCCGCCTTACGGCGTCTCGCGCACCCGCCAGGACTTCGACGACCTGCTGGCCAAGACCGCGGTCAAGGCGGGCGCGCGGCTGCTGGAGCGGACCACGGTGACCGGCGCGATCACCGACGAGCGCACCGGCCGCGTGATCGGTGTCGAGGGGAAGCAGGGGCCCGAGAAGACCCCGGTCCGCTACCACGCGCCGCTGGTCCTCGCGTGTGACGGCGTGTCCGCGCGGCTGGCCCGGTCGATCGGCATCGAGACCGACGAGAAGCGCCCGATGGGCGTCGCCGTGCGCCGGTACTACAAGAGCCCGCGGCACGACGACCCGTTCATCGAGGGCCACCTGGAGCTGTGGGACCGCAAGGACCCGCGCAACCCGCAGCTGCTGCCCGGGTACGGCTGGGCGTTCCCGCTCGGTGACGGCACGGTGAACGTCGGGCTGGGGATGCTGTCCACGTCGAAGTCGTTCCGGAACATGGACTACCGCGCCCTGATGCGGCAGTGGCTGGACTCGACGCCGGAGGAGTGGGGCTACCGCGAGGAGAACGCGATCGGCCGGATCGGCGGCGCCGGTCTCCCGATGGGCTTCAACCGGACCCCGCACTACCGCGACGGCCTGCTGTTGCTCGGCGATGCGGGCGGCATGGTGAGCCCGTTCAACGGGGAGGGCATCTCGGCGGCGATGGAGTCGGCGCAGCTCGCGGCGCAGTTCGTGGTGCATGCGCTGGCCCGGCCCGAGGGCTCGTCGCGGGAGCGCGCGCTGCGTGGCTACCCGCTGGCGCTGAAGGAGCTGATGGGCGGCTACTACCGCCTCGGCAACGTCTTCGCGAAGGCGATCGGCAACCCGAAGGTCATGCGCGCGGCGACCAAGTACGGGCTGCGGATCAACCCGCTGATCCCGCTGATCTACAAGGGCCTGTCCGGCTGCTACGACGCCAAGGGCGGCGACGCGGTGGACCGGATGATCTCGCTCGCCGCGCGGTTGATGCCCAGCGCCTGA
- a CDS encoding glycosyltransferase family 4 protein yields the protein MRVAIVTESFLPQVNGVANSVLRIIEHLTGTGHDVMVVAPGLTGPTHYRGAPVVRIPALDLPVVNSLPIGLPTRTVLTALAAFGPDVVHLASPFVVGARGLAAARRLRVPSIAVFQTDIAGFATAYGLGLGARAAWRWVRRLHTKADRTLAPSTQSVEDLRAHGVPRVHRWGRGVDVERFSPEHVDPDLRARLAPNGELLVGFVGRLAPEKEVGRLAALTGVDGLRLVIVGDGPDREELRERLPGAAFLGARYGDELSAAYASLDVFVHTGPHETFCQAVQEAMASGLPVLAPDAGGPRDLVLPGRTGFLLPPDPAGFAEELVRRVRDLRDPALRDRLGTKARKVVLGRTWPAVCAELVNHYEVVTGRVARAA from the coding sequence GTGCGCGTCGCCATCGTCACCGAAAGCTTCCTCCCGCAGGTGAACGGCGTGGCCAATTCCGTGCTGCGGATCATCGAGCACCTCACCGGCACCGGCCACGACGTGATGGTGGTCGCGCCCGGCCTCACCGGGCCGACGCACTACCGGGGCGCGCCCGTGGTGCGGATCCCGGCGCTGGACTTGCCGGTGGTGAACTCGCTGCCGATCGGCCTGCCCACCCGCACGGTGCTGACCGCGTTGGCCGCGTTCGGGCCGGACGTGGTGCACCTCGCGTCGCCGTTCGTGGTCGGCGCCCGCGGCCTGGCCGCGGCCCGGCGGCTTCGGGTGCCGTCGATCGCGGTGTTCCAGACCGACATCGCCGGGTTCGCCACCGCGTACGGGCTCGGCCTCGGCGCGCGGGCCGCGTGGCGGTGGGTGCGGCGGCTGCACACCAAGGCCGACCGGACGCTCGCGCCGTCCACCCAGTCCGTGGAGGACCTCCGCGCGCACGGCGTGCCCCGCGTGCACCGGTGGGGTCGTGGGGTGGACGTCGAGCGGTTCTCGCCCGAGCACGTGGACCCGGACCTGCGTGCCCGGCTCGCGCCGAACGGGGAGCTGCTGGTCGGGTTCGTCGGGCGGCTGGCGCCGGAGAAGGAGGTCGGCAGGCTCGCCGCGCTGACCGGGGTGGACGGCCTGCGGCTGGTGATCGTGGGTGACGGGCCGGATCGCGAGGAGCTGCGGGAACGTCTCCCTGGCGCCGCGTTCCTCGGCGCCCGTTACGGCGACGAGCTGTCCGCGGCCTACGCGAGCCTCGACGTGTTCGTCCACACCGGCCCGCACGAGACGTTCTGCCAGGCGGTGCAGGAGGCGATGGCGTCCGGGCTGCCGGTGCTCGCGCCGGACGCGGGCGGCCCGCGGGACCTCGTCCTGCCCGGCCGCACCGGTTTCCTGCTGCCGCCCGACCCGGCGGGCTTCGCCGAGGAGCTGGTGCGGCGCGTGCGCGACCTGCGTGACCCGGCGCTGCGGGACCGGCTGGGGACCAAGGCCCGCAAGGTCGTCCTCGGCCGGACGTGGCCCGCGGTGTGCGCGGAGCTGGTGAACCACTACGAGGTGGTCACCGGCCGCGTCGCGCGAGCCGCCTGA
- the nuoE gene encoding NADH-quinone oxidoreductase subunit NuoE, with protein sequence MTQAKELFDADTVAKAQELMARYPQSRSALLPMLHLVQSVQGFVSQEGVTFCAQQLGLSEAEVSAVVTFYTMYKRKPCGEHLVSVCTNTLCAALGGDAIYRTLQEHLGEDGKPLGHEETAGTPGEPGSITLEHAECLAACDLAPVLQVNYEYYDKQTPDSAVELVDALRRGEKPQPTRGAPLGDFKSAELQLAGFFPEDEQTYRSQVDGPSQAPETLMGVRIAQERGWTAPAMADAPLPEVEKK encoded by the coding sequence ATGACCCAAGCGAAAGAGCTGTTCGACGCGGACACGGTGGCCAAGGCGCAGGAGCTGATGGCCCGCTACCCGCAGTCCCGGTCGGCGCTGCTGCCGATGCTGCACCTGGTCCAGTCGGTGCAGGGGTTCGTCAGCCAGGAGGGCGTGACGTTCTGCGCGCAGCAGCTGGGACTGTCCGAGGCCGAGGTCAGCGCGGTCGTCACGTTCTACACCATGTACAAGCGCAAGCCGTGCGGTGAGCACCTGGTGAGCGTGTGCACGAACACGCTGTGCGCGGCGCTGGGCGGGGACGCGATCTACCGCACGCTGCAGGAGCACCTGGGCGAGGACGGGAAACCGCTGGGGCACGAGGAAACCGCGGGTACTCCGGGCGAGCCGGGGTCGATCACGCTGGAGCACGCCGAGTGCCTCGCCGCCTGCGACCTCGCGCCGGTGCTGCAGGTCAACTACGAGTACTACGACAAGCAGACGCCGGACAGCGCGGTCGAACTGGTTGACGCCCTGCGGCGCGGTGAGAAGCCGCAGCCGACGCGCGGGGCGCCGCTGGGCGACTTCAAGAGCGCCGAGCTGCAGCTGGCCGGGTTCTTCCCGGAGGACGAGCAGACCTACCGGTCGCAAGTGGACGGACCGTCCCAGGCCCCGGAGACCCTGATGGGTGTGCGGATCGCCCAGGAGCGGGGCTGGACGGCCCCGGCCATGGCGGACGCCCCGCTGCCGGAAGTGGAGAAGAAGTAA
- a CDS encoding glycosyltransferase, translating to MHIVQLANFYGPRSGGLRTALHHLGAGYVASGHRVTLVVPGPRHAEEQLPTGVRRISLPAPKIPGTGGYRAVDPYRVRALLSALRPDRLEVSDRLTLRGMGVWAHRRDVPSVVISHERLDRLLEQFLVPRPLARRVADAANRRMAGNYDTVVCTTSFAREEFDRIDVSNVRQVPLGVDLATFRPAHHDPGLRHELASGADALLVHCGRLSPEKHVERSVDTVAELTEAGDRVRLVIAGDGPRRRALERRARGLPVTFLGFVSDRTAVARLLASADVSLAPGPHETFGLAALEALASGTPVVVSQSSALREIVRPGCGAAVPDVPREFASAVTGLLESPEDLRRAASRARAEEFAWPASVRGMLTALRS from the coding sequence ATGCACATCGTCCAGCTGGCGAACTTCTACGGGCCACGATCCGGCGGTCTGCGCACGGCGCTGCACCACCTCGGCGCCGGTTACGTGGCGAGCGGCCACCGCGTGACGCTGGTCGTGCCGGGGCCCCGGCACGCCGAGGAGCAGCTGCCGACCGGGGTGCGCCGGATCAGCCTGCCGGCACCGAAGATCCCCGGCACCGGCGGCTACCGCGCGGTCGACCCGTACCGGGTGCGCGCGTTGCTGTCGGCGCTGCGCCCGGACCGGCTGGAGGTGTCGGACCGGCTGACGCTGCGCGGGATGGGGGTGTGGGCGCACCGGCGTGACGTGCCCAGTGTGGTGATCTCGCACGAGCGGCTGGACCGGCTGCTGGAGCAGTTCCTGGTGCCCCGTCCGCTGGCCCGCCGCGTCGCCGACGCCGCCAACCGGCGCATGGCGGGCAACTACGACACGGTCGTCTGCACCACGTCGTTCGCCCGTGAGGAGTTCGACCGGATCGATGTCTCCAACGTCCGCCAGGTCCCGCTCGGGGTGGACCTCGCGACCTTCCGTCCCGCGCACCACGATCCCGGCCTGCGGCACGAGCTGGCCTCCGGCGCGGACGCATTGCTGGTCCACTGTGGACGGCTGTCGCCGGAGAAGCACGTGGAGCGCAGCGTGGACACGGTCGCCGAGCTGACCGAGGCGGGGGACCGGGTGCGGCTGGTGATCGCCGGGGACGGGCCGCGCCGCCGGGCGTTGGAACGACGGGCGCGCGGGTTGCCGGTGACGTTCCTCGGGTTCGTGTCCGACCGGACCGCCGTCGCCCGGTTGCTGGCCAGCGCCGACGTCTCGCTGGCGCCCGGCCCGCACGAGACGTTCGGGCTCGCGGCGCTGGAGGCGCTGGCGTCCGGGACGCCGGTGGTGGTGTCGCAGTCCTCGGCACTGCGGGAGATCGTCCGGCCCGGCTGCGGGGCCGCGGTTCCGGACGTGCCGCGGGAGTTCGCGTCCGCCGTGACCGGCCTGCTGGAGAGCCCGGAGGACCTGCGACGTGCGGCTTCGCGCGCCCGGGCGGAGGAATTCGCCTGGCCCGCGAGCGTGCGGGGGATGCTCACTGCCTTACGCTCCTGA
- the nuoF gene encoding NADH-quinone oxidoreductase subunit NuoF produces the protein MADPITPVLTKRWLSPNSWRLSTYEQLEGYTALRKALSGTPEQLVQLVKDSGLRGRGGAGFPAGVKWSFMPPNVNGRTAKPHYLVINADEGEPGTCKDIPLMMADPHSLIEGCIIAAYAMRSHHCFIYVRGEALHPYRRLNAAVREAYRAGYLGKDILGSGFDLDITVHAGAGAYICGEETALLDSLEGRRGQPRLKPPFPAAAGLYAAPTTVNNVETIASVPFIVNGGADWFRKMGREKSPGPKIYSISGHVERPGQYEAPLGTTLRELLELCGGMKDGIPLKFWTPGGSSTPMFTAEHLDIPLDFEGAAEAGSMLGTTAVQVFNETVSVPWAVMKWTQFYEHESCGKCTPCREGTYWLAQILERMVDGRGTAEDIDTLLDVCDNILGRSFCALGDGAVSPITSGIKYFRDEFLALCESNKRELVGAQA, from the coding sequence ATGGCTGATCCCATCACCCCGGTGCTCACCAAACGCTGGCTGTCCCCCAACTCCTGGCGGCTGTCCACCTACGAGCAGCTGGAGGGCTACACCGCGCTGCGCAAGGCGCTGAGCGGCACGCCCGAGCAGCTCGTGCAGCTGGTGAAGGACTCCGGTCTGCGCGGCCGCGGCGGCGCGGGCTTCCCGGCCGGCGTGAAGTGGTCGTTCATGCCGCCCAACGTGAATGGACGCACTGCCAAGCCTCATTATCTCGTCATCAACGCCGACGAGGGCGAACCGGGGACCTGCAAGGACATCCCGCTGATGATGGCCGACCCGCACTCGCTCATCGAGGGCTGCATCATCGCCGCCTACGCGATGCGGTCGCACCACTGCTTCATCTACGTGCGCGGCGAGGCGCTGCACCCGTACCGTCGGCTCAACGCGGCGGTGCGCGAGGCCTACCGCGCCGGGTACCTCGGCAAGGACATCCTGGGCTCCGGGTTCGACCTGGACATCACGGTGCACGCCGGGGCGGGTGCCTACATCTGCGGTGAGGAAACCGCGCTGCTCGATTCGCTCGAAGGCCGCCGCGGTCAGCCGCGGCTCAAGCCGCCGTTCCCCGCGGCCGCCGGTCTCTACGCGGCGCCGACCACGGTGAACAACGTCGAGACCATCGCGAGCGTCCCGTTCATCGTCAACGGCGGCGCGGACTGGTTCCGCAAGATGGGCCGGGAGAAGTCGCCCGGCCCGAAGATCTACTCGATCTCCGGGCACGTCGAGAGGCCCGGCCAGTACGAGGCGCCACTCGGCACGACCCTGCGGGAGCTGCTGGAGCTGTGCGGCGGCATGAAGGACGGCATCCCGCTCAAGTTCTGGACGCCGGGCGGGTCGTCCACGCCGATGTTCACCGCCGAGCACCTCGACATCCCCCTCGACTTCGAGGGCGCCGCGGAGGCCGGGTCGATGCTCGGCACCACCGCGGTCCAGGTGTTCAACGAAACCGTGTCGGTGCCGTGGGCCGTGATGAAGTGGACCCAGTTCTACGAGCACGAGTCGTGCGGCAAGTGCACGCCGTGCCGGGAGGGCACGTACTGGCTGGCGCAGATCCTGGAGCGGATGGTCGACGGGCGGGGCACCGCCGAGGACATCGACACGCTACTGGACGTCTGCGACAACATCCTCGGCCGGTCGTTCTGCGCGCTGGGTGACGGCGCGGTCAGCCCGATCACCAGCGGGATCAAGTACTTCCGCGACGAATTCCTCGCCCTGTGCGAGAGCAACAAGCGCGAGTTGGTGGGAGCACAGGCATGA
- a CDS encoding NADH-quinone oxidoreductase subunit A, translating into MSQFHLAQAASGPGLEMYLPLVLLFVLAAAFAVFSVLLGPLVGPRRYNRAKQMAYECGIEPSPQPLVGGGRMPVAYYITAMLFILFDIEMVFLYPFAVSADALGLFGLVEIVLFIATVGFAYAYVWRRGGLDWN; encoded by the coding sequence ATGTCGCAGTTCCACCTCGCGCAGGCCGCCTCGGGGCCCGGCCTCGAGATGTACCTGCCGCTGGTCCTCCTGTTCGTCCTCGCCGCGGCCTTCGCGGTGTTCTCCGTGCTGCTCGGCCCGCTGGTGGGCCCGCGCCGGTACAACCGGGCGAAGCAGATGGCCTACGAGTGCGGGATCGAACCGTCCCCGCAGCCGCTGGTCGGCGGCGGCCGCATGCCGGTCGCCTACTACATCACCGCGATGCTGTTCATCCTGTTCGACATCGAAATGGTCTTCCTCTACCCGTTCGCCGTCTCGGCGGACGCGCTCGGCCTGTTCGGCCTGGTGGAGATCGTCTTGTTCATCGCGACCGTCGGCTTCGCCTACGCCTACGTCTGGCGTCGCGGCGGGCTCGACTGGAACTAG